The region ACCCGCCGGTCGGGGCGGGGGAGAACACCGGGGCTCGGATCGCCCGCATCCTGGACTCGGCGGGGTGGCCGGCCCCGGACCGGGTCATCGCGACCGGCAACAGCACGGTGCAGGCGACGACGCTGGCGGGTGACGCCCTGTCGGAGCTGCAGCGTGTCGCTGAGTCGGAGATCGGCGAGTTGTATGTGGACGGCGCCGGAAGGGTCGTGTTCCGCAACCGCCACGGCCTGCTTCTCGACTTCCGGTCCACCAACGTCGTGGCCACGTTCGGCCAGTCGGCGACCGCGCCGGCCCCTTTCGAGGTGCGGCTGAACACCGATGACGCGACGCTCTGGAACGAGATCATCGCGCAGCGGGCGGGCGGGGCCGAGAGGACGGCTGGGGACTCGGCGAGCCAGACCAAGAACACCACCCGGACGTACCAGAAGAGCGATCTGCTGCTGGAGTCCGACGTCGATGTCGGCAACTGGGCGCAATGGATCTTGTATATCTCGAAGGACCCCGAGACGCGCTTCGACGAGATCAAGATCCACGTGCATGCCGACCCGGGCACTTTCGTCGTGCCGGCGCTCGGGCGGGAGATCGGCGACCGGATTCAGATCTGGCGGCGGCCACCCGGTGGCGGTTCGCCGATCGTGCGTGACTGCTTCATTCGTGGGATCAATCACGAGGTGACGCAGGCGACCTGGATCACGACCTGGACCCTGCAGTCCGCGACCCGCTACATCAGCAACTTCTTCCAGCTCGGCAGCGGGATCTTGAACAGCAACATCGTGTCGTACTGAGGGGGTGAGCGGTGCCGTTCAAGGACTGGGGCTTGGAGGTTCTCACGAGCGCGGATGTGAACACCTACTTGATGCAACAGGTGATCATCCGCTGCACCTCGACGACGCGGCCGTCGAGCCCCAGCGAGGGCTGGCACATCTACGAGACCGACACGAGGAGATTCCTCGTCTACCGGTCGGGCTCGTGGGTGCGCGAGGGCGAGATCGAGATGTACGCCGTCAAGCCCTCCGATGAGACGACGTCTGTGACGTCGATGCATAACGACCCGCACCTGGTCCTGCCGCTGGCGGCGTCCCGTACGTACTGGATGGACGCGCTGCTGATGGTCAGCGGCACGTCCAGCGGTCATAACTGCGTCGCCACGTGGAGCGTCCCGTCGGGGGCGAGCATGCTCTGGGCGTCCAACCATCCGGTGCTCGACGATCCCGGGGTCATCAGCGTCGGCGGTAACCGGGTCAACAAACGGTGGTACGACCAGACCGGATCGATCAACATCCGCACCAGTGCGGGCGGCGGGATGGGAACGACGAACGCGGTCTACATGACGCGGATGCGCGGCATCCTCACGACCGGCAGCACCGTCGGCAATCTCCAGTTTCAGTGGCGGGCCTCCGTCGGGACGATCACTGTCCATGAGCTGTCCGCGCTCCGCGTCCAAGCGATCATCGGGTGAGGTGGGAATGCCCTACAAGACGTTCGGCACGGAGACGCTCACGGCCTCCGACGTGCAGACCTACCTCATGGACCAGTGCGTCATCCGCTGCACCTCGACGACGCGGCCGTCGAGCCCCAGCGAGGGCTGGCACATCTACGAGACCGACACGCGGCGGCGCATGGTCTACACGTCCGGCCAGTGGCGGCCGGAGGGAATCTTCGAGCAGATCAAGGTCAAGGCCGAGACGACGTCGGTGTACGGCTGGTTCACCCCTGTGTACGACCGGGAACTGCGGTTCGACCTGGAAGCCAACTCCACGTACTGGCTCGAAGGCTTCCTGATGTTCCAGCAGGCCAAGCAGACCCCCGCGAACCTGGAGCAGCTGACGGCGTTGGGCTGGGTCTTCCCCGACGTGAGCCCTGCGTGGAAGGTGCGGTGCTGCTGGCAGTCGCCCATGGGTGACCCGTCCGGCACGAGCGCGGATACGCGCCTCCGCCTCGGTGTGTATGCCTGGCCCGAGGGCTGGAAGTTCGCCGCCAGCAAGAAGGATCTCGGTCTCTCGGACGCCGATCCGAACTACTGCAACGGTGTCCACAACTTTTGCGCGTGGACCGACTCGACCGGGGCCGTTGTCGAGCCCGAAGCGATGATCAAGACCACGACGGCCGGTCAGCTGATCTTCGTGTTCACCGGCGGCTGGAAAGACGCCAACAACTTCGCCGACTTGAGGTTGTTGGCGAACTCGTGGATGCGTGTCAGGAAGGTCAGCTGATGCCGTACAAGACCTTCGCCACGGGGCAGCTGTTCACCACCAGCGACCTCGACGCCCTCTTAATGTCCCAGGTCATCATCCGCTGCACGTCCACGACCCGCCCGCCGAGCCCCGACGAGGGCTGGCACATCTACGAAACCGACACGCAGCTCATGAAGATCTTCCAGGGAGGGCAGTGGGTCGACGACATCGGCGCCAACCGGGACCTCGTTTCCCGCATGCCCACCGACCACACGAGAGACAACACCCTCGACGGGACGGCCGCCAACCTGGGCGTCACCGTCGAGGCGAACAGCAAGTACCTGCTGGAAGTCCTGTTGTTCGCGACCTGCCCGAACAGCGGAACGTTCTTGGACTACGACTTCGTCATCCCCTCCGGCGCGAACGTCTACTTGGTCACGAACCACCCAGCGAGCGGCGAAGAGGGCCCGGTCAACAAACAGGCGCGGCAGACCGGCGCGATCGCCATGGCGTCCTGGGTTCAGCCCAACGGCTCCGCTGTGCAGGTCAAGGGGCTGCTGCAGACCGGCGCCAACGGCGGCGCGTTCCAGGTGAACTTCCGCAACAACGTGGCGGGCAACGCCATCACGCTGAAGGCGGGCACGACGATCCGCCTCCGCAAGGTCATCTGACCGGGCCCAGCCGCCCACCATGCCCCGGTCGGCATACCGGTCCGGCCGGCCAACCGAGATAAGGGGATCATGACCGGCAACCCTCTGCTGGACGTCTTCGTCGGTGCCGGGATCATCGGCGGCGGCCTGGGCCTGGTGGGCCTCACGGTCAAGGGCGTCCGGCACGTGTGGCGGCTCCTGCGCATGCTGGCCGATTTCCTCGACGACTGGCGGGGCGAGGCCGGTCGGCCCGGCGTGCCGGAGCGGCCCGGCGTGATGGCCAGGCTCGCGAACATCGAAGAGGTCCAGGCCACCGCGATGACCCGGCTGGAGACCATCGAGCACGAAGTCCAGACGAACGACGGCAGCTCCTTGAAGGACGCCGTCAAGCGGGTCGAGAAGAAACTCACCACCCATCTGGAAAGCCTGGAGGACTGATGTCCATCGACCTCGTCACGCGCGCTGAGTGGGGCGCCCGCGCCCCGAAAGGCGCCTACGACACACTGCGCAGCACCCGCGGCGTGAAGGTGCACTACACCGGCGGCTACGAGAACCCCAAGATGGCCGACGACCACGACCTGTGCGTCTCCCGGGTCCGCTCGATCCAGCGGCAGCACATGGACGGCAACGGCTGGCTGGACATCGGCTACACCGCGGCGGCGTGCTGGCACCGGCGCGTGTTCGTCGGCCGCGGCCCGGGGCATCTGCCGGCTGCGAACGGGCCAGGCCTGAACTCGGGGCACTACGCGGTGGTCGCGCTGGTGGGCAACTCGGGGCTGGTCGAGCCGACCGACGGGCTGCTGCTCGGGATCTGGGACGCGATCGACTGGCTGCGCGCGAAGGGCGGTGCCGGGCACGAGGTGAAGGGGCACCGCGATGGGTACTCCACCGACTGCCCCGGCGGGCCCCTGTACGCGTGGGTGAAGAAGGGCGCCCCCCGGCCCGGCGGCACCAGGCCGGCCAGCGGCGGGGAAAAGCCGGCCACCGGCGCCGCGCCGCCGTGGCCCGGGCGGCTGCTGGCCTACCCGCCGCTCATCACCGGTGAGGATGTCGAGGCCTGGCAGCGGCAGATGAAGCGCCGCGGGTGGGACATCGCTGTCGACCGGATGTACGGCCCGGACTCGCGTGACGTGTGCCGCCGGTTCCAGGCGGAGAAGCACCTCGACGTCGACGGCGTTGTTGGCAAGGACACGTGGCGGGCCGCGTTCGAGGCTCCGATCACGTGAGCGGCGAACTGCCGCGAGTCGAGCGTGACGACGACGGCCGCCCGGTCTGGGTCCACCTCTGTGCGGGCACGCCGCCGGACTTCGATCCGGTGGCCCGCGTGACGCTGCCGCTGGGCCCGCAGGGCTGGGAGTGGACCGCGGACGGCGGGTTGACGCCGTCGATCCTGTGCCACAACTGCGGCATCCACGGCTTCTGGATGGGCGGCGACGCGCCGCACTGGAGCAGCTGCTGATTCCAACAGACGTGGCCGTGCAGTTGGAAGCACGGCCCTGACCTCCCACGGAGGTTGCACATGGACAGATTCGAAGCCATCGCGCG is a window of Microbispora sp. NBC_01189 DNA encoding:
- a CDS encoding peptidoglycan-binding domain-containing protein — encoded protein: MSIDLVTRAEWGARAPKGAYDTLRSTRGVKVHYTGGYENPKMADDHDLCVSRVRSIQRQHMDGNGWLDIGYTAAACWHRRVFVGRGPGHLPAANGPGLNSGHYAVVALVGNSGLVEPTDGLLLGIWDAIDWLRAKGGAGHEVKGHRDGYSTDCPGGPLYAWVKKGAPRPGGTRPASGGEKPATGAAPPWPGRLLAYPPLITGEDVEAWQRQMKRRGWDIAVDRMYGPDSRDVCRRFQAEKHLDVDGVVGKDTWRAAFEAPIT